The Pedobacter roseus genome contains a region encoding:
- a CDS encoding alkylphosphonate utilization protein, protein METKDSNGNILNEGDSVTVIKTLKVKGMASDIKQGTAVKNIRLTDDPKAIEGKVNGTVLVLKTEFLKKKN, encoded by the coding sequence ATGGAAACTAAAGACAGCAACGGCAATATTTTAAACGAAGGAGATTCGGTTACCGTAATCAAAACCTTAAAAGTTAAAGGAATGGCCAGCGATATTAAACAAGGTACCGCTGTTAAAAATATCCGTTTAACCGACGATCCGAAAGCCATTGAAGGTAAAGTAAACGGAACCGTTTTAGTGTTAAAAACCGAATTTCTGAAAAAGAAAAACTAA
- a CDS encoding META domain-containing protein yields the protein MKQLIFCGMLLLLLSSCKEKLDPASFNNTKWELTELPGLTLPASAKASLNFADSLKISGKSFCNSYGGQAEIADNKITVKNVFGTRMFCQETDAAERSYLHALNQVNGAKVKENKLYLLNGDKTLLIFTKTN from the coding sequence ATGAAACAACTTATCTTCTGCGGAATGCTGCTCTTATTATTGAGTTCGTGTAAAGAGAAATTAGATCCTGCAAGCTTTAATAATACCAAATGGGAACTAACAGAACTACCGGGTTTAACTTTGCCTGCATCTGCAAAAGCAAGCCTAAACTTTGCCGACAGCTTAAAAATAAGTGGAAAATCATTCTGTAACAGCTATGGTGGCCAGGCGGAGATTGCGGATAATAAGATAACAGTTAAAAATGTTTTCGGTACCCGAATGTTCTGTCAGGAAACTGATGCAGCAGAACGTTCTTACCTTCATGCACTAAATCAGGTAAATGGAGCCAAGGTAAAAGAGAATAAACTTTATCTCCTGAATGGCGATAAAACACTATTGATTTTTACCAAAACGAACTAA
- a CDS encoding tetratricopeptide repeat protein yields the protein MPTDSMKLVYLLKANSINPLEGDVAADLAEVHSAYQQYEKAYDVLNIAIKGDSDNLVLQRAKLPIANQLKKYAEVIASGEKLLKDGADAGVIKDVAKAYYYTRKYQKAIDLFKLLELQVMQNEATLYYTSLSYRALKNYEQAAAYTKKTIDEAISPNTSSYYSLLGLVYEENNQLSLANAAYKKGLQFKVVPTLYYRMAVFYDTRLKQGKNALKYYNLYLKSKPSIMDDKEEIRFTKDRIAQLNLTD from the coding sequence TTGCCAACAGACTCAATGAAACTCGTTTACCTGCTAAAAGCCAACAGCATTAATCCTTTAGAGGGCGATGTTGCCGCCGACCTGGCTGAGGTTCATTCTGCCTATCAGCAATATGAAAAGGCTTATGATGTACTTAATATAGCCATTAAGGGAGATAGTGATAACCTCGTGTTACAAAGAGCAAAACTCCCGATAGCCAATCAGCTTAAAAAATATGCAGAGGTAATTGCCTCCGGAGAAAAATTATTGAAGGATGGTGCCGATGCAGGAGTTATAAAAGATGTGGCCAAAGCCTATTATTATACCAGGAAATACCAGAAAGCAATAGATCTTTTTAAACTGCTTGAACTACAAGTCATGCAAAACGAAGCTACTTTATATTATACCTCACTCAGTTACCGGGCGTTGAAAAATTACGAGCAGGCTGCAGCTTATACCAAGAAAACCATTGACGAAGCCATTTCTCCCAACACTTCCAGCTATTATTCTTTGTTGGGACTGGTTTATGAAGAAAACAATCAATTGAGCCTGGCAAATGCCGCTTATAAAAAAGGACTTCAGTTTAAAGTCGTTCCTACCCTGTACTACCGTATGGCCGTATTTTATGATACCAGGTTAAAACAAGGGAAAAATGCACTTAAATACTATAATTTATACTTAAAAAGCAAACCAAGTATAATGGACGATAAGGAAGAAATCAGATTTACGAAAGATAGAATCGCTCAACTGAACCTGACGGATTAA
- a CDS encoding alpha-L-rhamnosidase-related protein, protein MGWTGDAQAFASTAAYNMDVAGFFTKWLKDVSADQLPGGSVPFVVPNVLNQNDAGSAGWADVATIIPWDMYVIYGDKGLLETQYGSMKKWVDYMSSKSKNNLWNTGFHFGDWLFYRPNDDNDGRAAVTDKYMIAQTFYAHSTQLLLNAAKVLGKTEDIAKYSDLLAKIKEAYIKENMTPSGKLISNTQTAYVLALQFDMLPENLRAQAAQRLVDNVRDYGNHLTTGFLGTPYLCHVLSRFGHEDVAYDLLMQESYPSWLYPVKMGATTIWERWDGIKQDGSFQTADMNSFNHYAYGAIGDWMYKNIAGINPVAAQPGYKAILIAPRPGGKLTNASAELETVYGTVKSSWILADGVFKLDVTVPANATATVILPKTDKKEEIGSGSYHFEYKY, encoded by the coding sequence TTGGGCTGGACGGGTGATGCACAGGCATTTGCCTCAACAGCGGCCTACAATATGGATGTTGCTGGCTTTTTTACCAAATGGTTAAAAGATGTTTCTGCAGATCAGCTTCCTGGTGGTAGTGTGCCTTTTGTGGTTCCCAATGTGTTAAACCAAAACGATGCAGGTTCGGCAGGCTGGGCAGATGTAGCCACAATTATTCCATGGGACATGTATGTGATATATGGGGATAAAGGCCTGTTGGAAACCCAGTACGGCAGCATGAAAAAGTGGGTGGATTACATGTCTTCAAAATCCAAAAACAACCTTTGGAATACCGGTTTCCACTTTGGCGACTGGTTATTTTACCGCCCGAACGATGATAACGATGGCCGTGCTGCGGTGACGGATAAATACATGATTGCTCAAACGTTTTATGCGCACTCTACACAATTGCTTTTAAATGCAGCAAAAGTGTTGGGCAAAACCGAAGATATAGCGAAGTACAGCGATCTGTTAGCAAAAATAAAAGAAGCATACATTAAAGAAAACATGACGCCGAGCGGTAAATTGATTTCGAATACACAAACTGCTTATGTTCTGGCTTTACAATTTGATATGCTTCCCGAAAATTTACGTGCGCAGGCTGCACAAAGATTAGTTGATAATGTTAGGGACTACGGAAACCACCTTACTACAGGATTTTTAGGTACACCGTATCTTTGCCATGTATTAAGCCGCTTCGGGCATGAAGATGTAGCTTACGACCTGTTGATGCAAGAAAGTTACCCTTCATGGCTTTATCCGGTAAAAATGGGTGCTACCACTATCTGGGAGCGTTGGGATGGTATTAAACAGGATGGATCTTTCCAAACGGCAGATATGAATTCTTTTAACCACTATGCTTATGGGGCCATTGGAGATTGGATGTATAAAAATATTGCAGGAATCAATCCTGTAGCAGCACAACCGGGTTACAAAGCCATTTTAATTGCACCAAGACCAGGCGGAAAGCTGACCAATGCCTCGGCAGAACTGGAAACTGTTTACGGTACTGTTAAATCATCATGGATACTTGCTGATGGTGTGTTTAAACTGGATGTAACCGTTCCGGCAAATGCTACCGCTACCGTTATTTTGCCAAAAACCGATAAAAAAGAAGAAATAGGCTCTGGTAGCTATCATTTTGAATATAAATATTAA
- a CDS encoding MarR family winged helix-turn-helix transcriptional regulator: protein MELDESLKLENQLCFPLYAASRLVTKCYQPVLDTLGITYPQYLVLMVLWETDSVSLSLLSEKLMLQSNTLTPLLKRMQETGLVERVRSLKDERSIVISLTEKGLALKEKAPVLRAQLGDHLGINLEEIIQLKTLLDKLIKNLAV, encoded by the coding sequence ATGGAATTAGATGAGTCTTTAAAACTTGAAAATCAATTGTGTTTTCCCCTTTATGCTGCTTCAAGGTTGGTAACCAAATGTTATCAGCCCGTGCTTGATACGCTGGGTATAACTTATCCGCAATATCTGGTATTGATGGTATTATGGGAAACCGATTCGGTTAGCCTCAGTCTGCTTTCTGAGAAATTAATGCTGCAATCGAACACTTTAACTCCTTTGCTTAAACGCATGCAGGAAACCGGACTTGTAGAACGCGTGAGGTCATTAAAAGATGAAAGAAGTATTGTGATATCGCTTACTGAGAAAGGATTGGCATTGAAGGAAAAAGCGCCGGTTTTAAGGGCCCAGCTTGGTGATCATCTGGGGATAAACCTTGAAGAAATCATTCAATTGAAAACCCTGCTTGATAAACTGATCAAAAACCTGGCAGTATAA
- a CDS encoding YihY/virulence factor BrkB family protein, which yields MPSITEDLKFFFSTVKNAFNLFQQNDPLRLAGATAFFTNFALPPILIILIRLFGMFTDRRLLATHLFERLASILDNESITQIRTTLRNIRGIDQAWYVTLFSFIFFLFVATTLFNVIKNSLEQIWNIGQKDKKGIINTLKSRAISVTIILLAGVLFFIGLLADSVQAYIGAYLKNGAPSVGLILTSVINQLVFVLIVTTWFTILFRYLTNGRPSWRAAISGGLLTGCLFTAGKYILRILLPLSNISNIYGSAGSIIVIMLFVFYSSLIFYFGASFIKALSVGRATPIIPKNGSFAYELTEVEPETED from the coding sequence ATGCCATCGATAACAGAAGATCTGAAGTTCTTTTTCTCAACCGTAAAGAATGCATTTAATTTATTTCAACAAAATGATCCTTTACGCCTGGCTGGTGCAACTGCTTTTTTTACCAATTTTGCCCTGCCCCCAATCTTAATTATCCTAATCAGACTCTTCGGGATGTTTACTGATAGACGATTATTGGCTACACACCTATTCGAACGCCTGGCCAGTATACTCGACAATGAAAGCATTACCCAGATCAGAACAACTTTAAGAAATATCCGTGGTATCGATCAGGCCTGGTACGTTACGCTGTTCAGTTTTATATTTTTCCTTTTTGTAGCTACTACTTTGTTCAATGTGATCAAAAACTCTTTAGAGCAGATCTGGAATATTGGTCAGAAGGATAAAAAAGGCATCATCAATACCCTCAAATCAAGGGCCATATCGGTTACCATTATCCTGTTGGCGGGAGTATTGTTTTTTATTGGATTATTGGCCGATAGTGTTCAGGCTTACATTGGCGCTTATTTGAAGAATGGGGCACCATCAGTGGGTTTGATTTTAACCTCTGTCATTAATCAACTTGTATTTGTGCTGATTGTAACCACATGGTTTACCATCTTATTCAGGTATTTAACCAACGGAAGGCCTAGCTGGAGGGCAGCCATTTCTGGCGGACTGTTGACCGGATGCCTGTTTACTGCAGGAAAGTATATTTTAAGGATTTTATTGCCACTGAGCAATATCAGTAATATTTACGGATCAGCAGGATCAATTATCGTGATTATGCTTTTCGTATTCTACTCTTCATTGATATTCTATTTCGGCGCTTCATTTATAAAAGCATTGAGCGTTGGCAGGGCCACTCCCATTATCCCAAAAAACGGATCTTTTGCTTACGAGCTAACTGAAGTTGAACCGGAAACAGAAGACTAA
- a CDS encoding family 78 glycoside hydrolase catalytic domain: MNRISRMLSAMFTIALLFLFTVNASAQKISLKDLTVEHLVNPFSIDNPKPRFSWKIISTAKNTKQSNYEIRLGTSPKIDKVLWKTAVNNDQSVLVAYDGPQLSSKTKYYWQVRVKDNHGNTSAWSPVQHFQTGLKPEDWKAKWIAVEGKDTSLASPLFRKEFNLKKEVRSATAYITAKGLYEASINGGRVGDAYFAPGWTSYKNHIQYQVYELKNTLKKGVNVIGVSLGDGWYKGRIGFGSQKEFYGNTRALLLQLDVEYTDGSKETVVSDNSWKTSYGAIRSSNIYDGDTYDARLEQNGWNNINFKENTNWKPVQELANGPEKLVGMSGPQVSKHEEFKALKIFKTPLGETVVDFGQNLVGWVMLKVKGAAGTKITISHAEVLTKEGNFYTTNLRTAKQQNNYILKGETEQVFEPHFSFQGFRYVKIDGYPGELKLENLTAVAVYSDMKTSGKFSTSNPLLNQLQHNISWGRKEILLMYLQIVRKGTNVWAGRVMHRHLPQQRPTIWMLLAFLPNG; this comes from the coding sequence ATGAACAGAATCTCCCGCATGTTAAGCGCAATGTTTACCATTGCCTTGCTATTTTTATTTACAGTAAATGCTTCAGCTCAAAAAATCTCTTTAAAAGATTTAACTGTTGAGCATTTAGTAAATCCTTTTAGTATTGATAATCCTAAACCCAGGTTTAGCTGGAAAATTATATCTACTGCAAAAAACACCAAACAGAGCAATTACGAAATCAGATTAGGTACCTCGCCAAAAATTGACAAAGTTTTATGGAAAACAGCTGTAAACAATGATCAATCGGTTCTGGTAGCTTACGATGGTCCTCAATTATCATCCAAAACAAAATATTACTGGCAGGTTAGGGTAAAAGATAATCATGGAAATACTTCTGCATGGTCGCCGGTGCAACATTTTCAAACGGGTTTAAAACCTGAAGACTGGAAAGCAAAATGGATCGCAGTAGAAGGAAAAGATACTTCACTGGCAAGCCCACTATTTAGAAAAGAATTTAACCTAAAAAAAGAAGTCCGCTCTGCAACTGCCTACATTACCGCAAAAGGTTTGTACGAGGCCAGCATCAATGGCGGGCGTGTGGGCGATGCTTATTTCGCACCGGGCTGGACCAGCTATAAAAACCACATTCAATATCAGGTTTACGAGCTGAAAAATACTTTGAAAAAAGGTGTCAATGTAATCGGTGTTTCACTGGGCGATGGCTGGTATAAAGGTCGTATCGGTTTTGGCTCACAAAAAGAGTTTTATGGCAATACAAGAGCTTTATTGCTGCAACTTGACGTGGAATATACCGATGGAAGCAAGGAAACCGTTGTATCTGATAATAGTTGGAAAACCAGTTACGGAGCGATAAGATCTTCCAACATCTACGATGGGGATACTTATGATGCCAGGTTAGAACAGAACGGCTGGAACAACATCAACTTTAAAGAAAATACCAATTGGAAACCTGTGCAGGAACTGGCCAACGGACCAGAAAAACTGGTAGGCATGAGCGGTCCGCAGGTGAGTAAACATGAGGAATTTAAAGCTTTAAAAATATTTAAAACACCATTGGGCGAAACTGTTGTCGATTTCGGGCAGAACCTGGTCGGCTGGGTAATGCTGAAAGTAAAAGGCGCGGCTGGTACAAAAATTACCATCAGCCATGCTGAAGTATTAACCAAAGAAGGAAATTTTTACACCACCAATCTTCGTACGGCCAAACAACAGAACAACTATATCCTAAAGGGAGAAACCGAGCAGGTATTCGAACCACATTTTTCTTTTCAGGGTTTCAGGTATGTAAAAATAGATGGTTATCCAGGGGAACTTAAACTGGAAAACCTGACCGCTGTAGCGGTTTATTCGGATATGAAAACAAGTGGGAAATTTAGCACTTCAAATCCTTTATTAAATCAATTGCAGCATAACATTTCCTGGGGCAGAAAGGAAATTTTGTTGATGTACCTACAGATTGTCCGCAAAGGGACGAACGTTTGGGCTGGACGGGTGATGCACAGGCATTTGCCTCAACAGCGGCCTACAATATGGATGTTGCTGGCTTTTTTACCAAATGGTTAA
- a CDS encoding organic hydroperoxide resistance protein codes for MKTLYETSATVTGGRNGKITSENGVLELEVRMPKELGGTGDGYTNPEQLFAGGYAACFDSALNLIMHQDKVKTEEPSTVKANVSLHPDGNGGFKLGVSLQVHIPGIETTQAQQLVEKAHTICPYSNATRGNIDVKLEVI; via the coding sequence ATGAAAACGTTGTACGAAACAAGCGCTACAGTAACTGGCGGACGTAATGGAAAAATAACAAGCGAAAATGGTGTTTTAGAACTGGAAGTGAGAATGCCAAAAGAACTGGGTGGTACCGGTGATGGATATACCAATCCTGAACAGCTTTTTGCTGGTGGATACGCAGCTTGCTTTGATAGTGCATTAAACTTGATTATGCATCAGGATAAGGTTAAAACTGAAGAGCCATCTACGGTTAAAGCAAACGTTTCGCTGCACCCGGATGGAAACGGTGGCTTCAAGTTAGGGGTTTCTTTACAGGTACATATTCCAGGAATCGAGACTACGCAGGCTCAGCAATTGGTAGAGAAAGCACATACGATATGCCCATACTCAAATGCTACCCGTGGAAACATTGATGTTAAATTGGAAGTTATTTAA
- a CDS encoding porin family protein: MKFLSLTVAFLLAGLFASAQVLPSFQLGIKAGANFSKFDSDNTFSSENRAGFYGGLWARVGAAGVYFQPELYVSGKKADLVSDATGEVNKVRFTSLDVPLLVGTKFGAAGIGVRLNTGPMFSLILDENQSFSQAAGSVFRADFKNQALAWQFGAGLDIKKLSFDARYELGLSKINKAGYPGTKLNLFTVGLGYRIL; this comes from the coding sequence ATGAAATTTTTATCTTTAACCGTTGCATTTTTACTGGCAGGCCTATTTGCAAGTGCACAGGTATTGCCATCGTTCCAGCTGGGCATTAAAGCTGGTGCAAATTTTTCGAAATTTGATAGTGATAACACTTTTAGCAGTGAAAACCGGGCTGGTTTTTATGGCGGCCTTTGGGCTAGGGTAGGTGCTGCAGGCGTTTATTTCCAACCGGAACTTTATGTTTCTGGCAAAAAAGCAGATTTGGTAAGCGATGCAACAGGTGAGGTAAATAAAGTAAGATTTACAAGTTTGGATGTGCCTTTATTGGTGGGTACTAAATTTGGTGCTGCTGGTATCGGTGTACGTTTAAATACCGGACCTATGTTCTCATTAATTTTAGATGAGAACCAGAGTTTCAGTCAGGCAGCAGGAAGTGTATTCCGTGCCGATTTCAAAAACCAAGCACTGGCATGGCAGTTTGGTGCAGGACTTGACATTAAAAAATTAAGTTTTGATGCACGTTATGAACTGGGATTATCTAAAATCAATAAAGCAGGATATCCGGGTACCAAGTTAAACTTGTTTACAGTTGGCTTGGGATATAGAATTCTGTAA
- a CDS encoding GNAT family N-acetyltransferase: MKIFAETERLILRELLPEDAAGMFEMDGDPEVHLFLGNKPVQSIEQSKADIEFIRKQYIENGIGRWAVIEKSTGNFVGWAGLKLITELTNNHNNYYDLGYRFSKRFWGKGYATEAAIAVRDYGFNELKLNEIIGIANISNLGSIHVLKKIGLKQIATFDYHGIQHYWMKIEKQA; the protein is encoded by the coding sequence ATGAAGATTTTTGCCGAAACGGAACGTTTAATATTGCGGGAGCTGTTACCTGAAGATGCAGCAGGTATGTTTGAGATGGATGGCGATCCTGAAGTTCACCTTTTTTTGGGCAATAAACCTGTTCAATCCATAGAACAAAGCAAAGCCGATATTGAGTTTATAAGGAAACAATATATCGAAAACGGGATCGGCAGGTGGGCTGTGATTGAGAAATCGACCGGCAATTTTGTGGGTTGGGCTGGATTAAAATTGATTACAGAACTCACCAATAACCATAATAATTATTACGATCTCGGCTACCGGTTCAGCAAACGTTTTTGGGGTAAGGGTTATGCTACAGAAGCAGCCATAGCCGTAAGAGATTATGGTTTTAATGAACTCAAGCTTAACGAAATTATCGGCATAGCAAATATCAGCAACCTCGGCTCAATCCATGTGCTAAAAAAAATTGGTTTAAAACAGATTGCTACTTTTGATTACCATGGCATACAGCACTATTGGATGAAGATTGAAAAACAAGCCTAA
- a CDS encoding DUF4268 domain-containing protein has protein sequence MYSKEESARLRQQFWISFGQYMKPVPSASGSTVNWTNYKTGVKNIFFKMDVDGKKAFISIQLSHPDPDIRHLIFEQFEEFKLMFSNTVNEEWDWIKDATDDFGKTVSLISISISGVSIFNQQHWPELISFFKPRIIALDEFWDNVKPVFEDLV, from the coding sequence ATGTACAGTAAAGAAGAATCAGCAAGGTTACGTCAACAGTTTTGGATCAGTTTCGGACAATACATGAAACCCGTTCCTTCAGCAAGTGGTTCTACCGTAAACTGGACAAACTATAAAACGGGGGTAAAGAATATCTTCTTTAAAATGGATGTTGATGGCAAAAAGGCTTTTATCAGCATCCAGCTTTCGCATCCCGATCCCGATATCAGGCACCTCATATTTGAACAGTTTGAAGAGTTTAAGCTCATGTTTAGCAATACTGTAAATGAAGAATGGGACTGGATCAAAGATGCAACTGATGATTTCGGGAAAACGGTTTCTTTAATTTCCATCAGTATCAGCGGCGTAAGTATATTTAACCAGCAGCATTGGCCAGAACTCATTTCCTTCTTTAAACCAAGGATAATTGCCCTGGACGAATTTTGGGACAATGTAAAACCTGTTTTCGAAGACCTGGTTTAA